From a region of the Takifugu flavidus isolate HTHZ2018 chromosome 20, ASM371156v2, whole genome shotgun sequence genome:
- the LOC130516993 gene encoding glycolipid transfer protein-like — protein MTLLLDNEFQPLPPDKAVDTKLFLETVSHLPSFFDCLGSSVFGLIKSDVNGNITKIKAVYLKDPQRYVTLQDIVEAEREAHAAQWPKIGATLALMWLKRGLRFIQVLLQSLADGEKDPNNPNLIKVNVIKAYEEALKKYHGWVVQKIFSAALCAAPYRSNFLKALSKGEEAKEEDCLANVRQFLVNYTATVDAIYEMYTSLNAELDYTV, from the exons ATGACTCTCCTGCTGGATAACGAGTTCCAACCGCTTCCTCCGGACAAGGCTGTGGACACCAAGTTGTTCCTGGAGACTGTCTCTCACTTGCCTTCATTTTTCG ATTGTCTGGGATCGAGCGTGTTCGGGCTCATCAAGTCGGACGTTAATGGCAACATAACG AAAATTAAAGCCGTGTATCTTAAGGATCCTCAGAGGTACGTCACCCTGCAGGACATCGTGGAAGCGGAACGAGAAGCCCACGCGGCGCAGTGGCCCAAAATTGGAGCCACGTTAGCCCTGATGTGGCTGAAAAG GGGTCTCCGGTTCATCCAGGTTCTCCTGCAGAGTCTGGCGGATGGAGAAAAGGACCCCAACAACCCCAACTTAATTAAAGTCAATGTCATCAAGGCGTACGAAGAGGCGCTGAAGAAATACCACGGCTGGGTTGTTCAGAAGATCTTCAGT GCGGCGTTGTGTGCTGCTCCGTATAGATCAAACTTCCTCAAGGCCCTGTCCAAAGGAGAGGAAGCGAAAGAGGAGGACTGTCTAGCAAACGTGCGTCAGTTCCTGGTGAATTACACGGCCACCGTGGACGCCATCTACGAGATGTACACAAGCCTGAATGCAGAGCTGGATTACACCGTTTGA
- the LOC130516992 gene encoding protein FAM222A-like isoform X2, with product MLACMQRRQNLSSQRLACTPRSLNVPSLPLQPPALPLQPCTRKGEPSSTLSRYPSPAELDAFAQKTANSPLSIKIFPSDIRVPQHKQLNKTVNGFDTTGYSAYSQPCSGGSQGLLAIVKASVVVKGVVKNSEGRRTKHAHSQASVAPYNNPLNNGYTVRRGHKAYHISSCKPPDVPIETLCSNTRTASRDQSQAPQPELAEVQSLMRQMSRIPHSQVLQVERETRASPALRAVAAVARSDSEFAPGVPSQSSLAFTGAVIPTQCADIAKAGYMEKGAWHRKQPVQQQLPYQQGAGGLYRVSGAVHGAAEAGQAPQSHHPLRCTSQLSYRPYPDPVSGSALTHGAVAQYFAPLWDGVLATPNSDCYTPQVLATGTCAARPREIGLSHPHLHPNLYQPPQRHQAPLPPHAQGYGTDLCCGLSGSGLCHAAALSSSLQSLECLISEIQPPCIKERMLGRGYETMGMPHLLEHQQQAHIQLPVHR from the exons ATGCTGGCCTGCATGCAGAGGCGGCAGAACCTCTCATCCCAGCGTCTGGCCTGCACACCCAGAAGCCTCAATGTCCCCTCCCTGCCGCTACAGCCGCCGGCTCTGCCGCTGCAGCCGTGCACGCGCAAAG GCGAGCCGTCCTCCACGCTTTCCCGATACCCTTCTCCCGCCGAGTTGGATGCTTTTGCCCAGAAGACTGCCAACAGCCCGCTGTCCATCAAAATCTTTCCATCTGACATCCGGGTGCCGCAACACAAACAGCTCAACAAAACCGTCAACGGCTTCGACACCACAGGCTACAGCGCCTATTCCCAGCCGTGCTCAGGAGGCTCCCAGGGCTTATTGGCCATTGTTAAAGCGTCTGTTGTGGTCAAAGGTGTGGTCAAAAACTCGGAGGGACGGAGGACAAAGCATGCACACAGCCAGGCGTCTGTGGCTCCATACAATAATCCTCTGAATAATGGTTACACAGTCAGACGCGGGCACAAGGCCTATCATATAAGCTCATGTAAGCCCCCCGACGTTCCCATTGAGACACTTTGTTCTAACACAAGGACGGCCTCCAGGGATCAGAGCCAGGCCCCCCAGCCCGAGCTAGCGGAGGTTCAAAGCCTGATGAGGCAGATGAGCAGGATTCCCCACAGCCAGGTCCTGCAGGTGGAGCGAGAGACCCGGGCCAGCCCCGCCCTGCGGGCCGTGGCCGCGGTGGCGCGGTCGGATTCGGAGTTTGCTCCCGGAGTGCCGTCCCAAAGCAGCCTGGCGTTCACGGGTGCCGTGATACCGACGCAGTGCGCTGATATCGCCAAAGCCGGGTACATGGAGAAAGGAGCGTGGCACCGGAAGCAGcccgtccagcagcagctgccgtaTCAGCAGGGAGCGGGGGGGTTGTACAGGGTTTCCGGCGCCGTTCACGGGGCAGCAGAGGCCGGCCAGGCTCCTCAAAGCCACCACCCTTTGAGGTGCACCTCGCAGCTGTCATACAGGCCGTATCCGGACCCAGTCAGCGGCTCCGCTCTCACCCACGGCGCCGTCGCCCAGTACTTCGCTCCGCTCTGGGACGGCGTCCTTGCCACCCCAAACAGCGACTGTTATACACCTCAGGTACTGGCAACGGGTACGTGTGCAGCCAGGCCGAGAGAGATCGGACTGTCCCATCCACATCTCCACCCAAACCTCTACCAACCCCCGCAGCGGCACCAggcgcccctccccccccacgcGCAGGGCTACGGCACGGACCTGTGCTGCGGCCTGTCGGGTTCCGGCCTGTGCCACGCCGCAGcactcagcagcagcctgcagtcTCTGGAGTGCCTCATCAGTGAGATCCAACCTCCCTGCATCAAAGAGCGCATGTTGGGCCGCGGGTACGAAACCATGGGGATGCCCCACTTActggagcaccagcagcaaGCCCACATCCAGCTGCCCGTGCACAGATAA